A stretch of DNA from Saccharospirillum mangrovi:
GCCGCGCTACTGACGTGGATATTCATCGCCTTCTGTCTGATTGGCGGTTACTGGGGGTACAGCAACATTGGCCGCCTGGAAGACCCCGCTTTCACCATCAAGCAGGCGGTTGTCACCACCACCTACCCAGGCGCTACCGCCGATCAGATGGCTATTGAAGTCACCGAGCCGCTGGAATCGGCCATTCAGCAAATGGCCGAACTGGATACGCTGACCTCGACCAACATGCCCGGCTACTCGCGCATTTCGGTGTCCATCGATTCCAGCTATCCGGGGTCGGAATTGCCGCAATTGTGGGATGAGTTGCGCAACAAGGTGGAGGACGCCACTGGCAAATTGCCCAGGGGTGCCAACACGCCTCAAGTCAACGACGGCTTTGGTGATGTCTACGGTTTGTTCTTTGCCATCACCGCCCCCGGTTTCAGCGATGCGCAACAACACGACATCGCCAATTTTCTGCGCCGGGAATTGCTGGCTGTTGAGGGTGTGGCCGATATCGTAGTGGCCGGTTTACCCGAAGAAGCCATCATTGTGCAGCCGGATATGTCGATCCTGTCGAACCTCGGCATTTCCACTGACGCCCTGGTTGGTCAGATACAAAGCGCGACCCAGGTGGTGTCCAGCGGGTCGGTGCTGAACAACGGCCAGCGCCTGGCGCTCGACATGCCCGAAGAAACCGACAGCCTGGACGCCTTGAGCGAATTGACCGTCATCGTCGGCGACCAGCTGCTGCACCTGACCGATATTGCCGATGTCAGCCGCAACCGGGTGGAAAAGCCACGCCAGATCATTCGTTACAACGGCGAGCCGGCCTTTACGCTGGGCATCGCAGGCAATGCGTCTCAGAACATTGTCGATATTGGCCGTCGGGTGGATGCGCAATTGGCCGTGCTGGAAAGCGAGCTGCCTTACGGCGTCGAGCTGCACCCCATCTATCAACAACACAAAATTGTCGACCGGGCCTCGACCGACTTCATCAAGAACCTGGCGGCCTCGGTGGCCATTGTCATTCTGGTACTGGCCGTAGCGATGGGCGTAAGAGCGGCGATAGTGGTCGGTACCACCTTGCTGTTGACCGTCGTTGGCACCTTTTTCTTTATGGCGATTTTCAGCATTGAGATGGAACGCATATCGCTCGGTGCGTTGATTATCGCCATGGGCATGCTGGTCGATAACGCCATCGTTGTGGCCGAAGGCATGCAAATTCGCATGTTGGCGGGGCGCTCTTCGCGCGACGCCGCCGACGAAGCCACCGGCCGTGTGCAGATTCCGCTGCTCGGTGCCACCGTCATCGGCATCATGGCGTTTTCGGGCATCGGCTTGTCACAGGATTCCACCGGCGAATTTATGTTTTCGCTGTTCGCTGTGGTCGGTATTTCGCTGTTGCTGTCCTGGATTCTGGCACTGACCGCCACGCCCTTGCTGGCGCACTATTGTTTCAAGCAAGGCCAGTCGGGTGAATCCGATCAATACAGTGGCGGTTTGTTCCGCGGCTACGCCCGCTTGTTGCGAGGCGCCATCAAGGCGCGCTGGCTGGTGGTGGCGGGTTTGATTGTGACCACGGGCCTGTGTCTGGCCGGTTTTGGCAAGGTGGACAGTCAGTTTTTTCCGTTCTCCGACACGCCCCAGTTCTACGTCCATTACACCCTGCCTCAGGGCACCGATATTCATCAGTTGGAACAGGAATTAACGGTCGCCGAAAGCTGGCTGCTGGAGCAGCCGGAAGTCGAGGCGGTGTCTACCTTTTTAGGCGGTGGCGCGACTCGCTTTATGCTCACCTACGCCGCTCATGAACCCCAGACCAACTACGGCCACCTGATCGTCCGTGTTGATAACAACGACAACATAGCGCCGTTGCGCGCCCGACTGACCGACTTCGCCGAGCAGGACATGGGGCCGGGCGAGTTGCGCACCGAGCGGCCGACCTTTGGCCCCAACAGCGGCGCGGCCATCGAAGTGCGGCTGTCGGGTCGGGATGCGACCGAGCTACGCACCCTGGCGGCTGAGGTGAGTCAGCGCATGGCCGCTGCGAATCCGGAGTTGATCAACATCCGCACCGACTGGCGGGAATGGGAGCCGGTGCTGGTCCCCAACTATGCGCCCGATCGCGCCCGTTCGGCTGGCCTGATGCGCGCCGACGTTGCCGAAGCACTGTTGATGGCGACCGAAGGCGTCAACATTGCTGCCTTCCAGGAAAAGGATCGTCAGATACCCGTCGTGTTGCGCGCCCGTCAAAGCGATGAACCGGCGCAAATCATGAGCCAGTTGATCTGGTCCGACGCCAGCAACGGCTATCTGCCGGTGTCTCAGGTTTTGGACGGCATTCAGGTGGAACCGCGCAATACGCTGATCCATCGACGCGACCGCTTACCCACCATCACCGTGGCGGCTGACGTACCGCCAGGAAGCAACGTGGCCGAAGCGCGCCTGCGCATCCAAGATGATATTGAAGCGATCACCATACCCCGCGGGTATAGCCTGGAATGGGGTGGCGAATACGAAAGCAGCCAGAAAGCACAATCGAGTTTGGCGCAGAAATTACCGCTGTCTTTTCTGATCATGCTGCTGATTTCGGTGTTGCTCTTTGGTGCCCTGCGGCAACCACTGATTATTTGGTCGCTGATTCCCATGGCCATCAACGGCGTCACCCTTGGTCTGCTGATGACCGGCTTGCCGTTTTCGTTCACCGCCCTGCTCGGCTTGCTGTCGCTGTCGGGCATGCTGATCAAAAATGGCATCGTGCTGATCGAGGAAATTGATCTGATGCGAGCCGAAGGCCTGCCCCTGCAACAAGCCATCGTCGATGCTTCAACATCACGCCTCAGACCGGTGGTCCTGGCCGCAGCCACCACCATTCTCGGCATGGCACCGCTGCTGACGGACCCCTTCTTCGCCTCCATGGCGGTGACCATCATGGGCGGTCTGGCCTTTGCCACCGTCTTGACTCTGGTGGCCGCCCCGGTGTTCTACCACCTGTTCTTTTACCGAGCCAAGGGGTGAGACTCCCGCACAAGGACATGCGCTGCACACTACAGAGTCGGTGATTTTTCCGGCTATTACCGCTGCGTTGCACCGACCGATTGCGGATACGGTACACACAGCGGTTTGCCACCGACCGGCTCGGTCAGAATGCGGCTATCGACAGCAAACACCTCGGCGATGTTCGCCGGTGTCAGCACCTGTTCGGGCGTGCCGTCGGCGTAAATAGCACCGTCTTTGAACAGCACCAGACGGTCGGCATAACGCGCCGCCAGATTCAGATCGTGCAATACCACCAGTGTGGTTTTTTGATGCTCGCTGTTGAGGCGACGAATGCGTTCGAGCACGTCAATCTGATGGGTAATGTCGAGATGGTTGGTCGGCTCGTCGAGAATGGCGTACGGCGTATCCTGCGCCAGCACCATGGCAAAAAACGCGCTCTGGCGTTGCCCGCCGGACAGCTCCGCCACCGGCCGGTCGCGCAGGTGTTCAATGCCGACGGTAGCAATGGCCTGGTTGATCAATTCAACGTCACGCGCCGAACGAAAACCCAGCAACGACTGATGCGGCGCACGGCCGTAACCGACCATCTGTTCAACGCTGATGCCGGTCGGCACCAGCGGCTCCTGTGGCAAGAACGCCAGCGTCCGCGCTACCGCTTTGGGCGAACTCGACAACACGTCCAAGCCATCGACTTCAATACGACCGCTGCGCGGTTTCAGCAGCCGCGCCATGGTTTTCAGCAGCGTCGATTTACCGCAGCCGTTGGGGCCGATAAAAACGGTGATTTCGCCGTCGCGAATTTCCAGGTCGATGTTTTCAACCACCGACGGATTGCGGCCATAACCGGCGCTGACGCCAGACAAAACAATGCTCATCGGTCCTGCTCCGAAGCCGTGGTCAACATGATGTAGACAAAGAAAGGCGCGCCCAGCAGCGCCGCCAGAATGCCGGCCGAGACTTCAATCGGCGGTGCGATGGCGCGGCCGACGCCATCGGCCAGCGACACCAGCAACATGCCGGTCAGCATTGAGGTTGGTAGCAACCAACGGTGTGAACCGCCGACCAGACGCCGCGCAATGTGCGGCGACATCAAACCGATAAAGCCCATCACCCCGACCACCGCGACCGACACACTGGCAAGCCCGGTCGCCACCGCCAGCAATGCCAGCCGCAAGGCAGGCACGCGAATGCCCAGGCCTGTGGCCGAGGCATCGCCCAGGCTGAGCAAATCGAGCCGGTAAGTCAGTGCCATCGCCAATGCCGCCAGACACAGCAACGGCGCCAGACTGATCGACACGTGATCCCAGGTGCGGCCCCACAGCGAGCCGGTCAACCAGATCAAGGGCGCGGATCGCTCGGCGTCGCTGGAGGTGACCAGCAAATAATCCACCCCGGCTTCAAACACCAAACCGACGGCGACGCCGATCAACGCCAGATGCGCCGGCGACAGCGTACGGAAATGCGCCACCAGCATCACAATGCCCGCCGCCGACAAACCGCCCAGACAAGCCGCGACCGGCATCCAGACCGGCGGCAGATTGGGCATCAAACTGACCAGCAAAACGGCAAACAGCGCCGCACCGGAATTGATGCCGATGATACCGGGGCTCGCCAGCGGATTGCGGATCACCGCCTGAATGATGGCGCCCGATAACGCCAGCGCACCGCCGCACAACAAGGCCAACACCACACGCGGCAACCGCGAGCGCAAAATAATGTAGCGCTGTTGATCGCCATCGAGGTTAAACAGGGTATTGAGAATGACATCGACCGGCACCTTGACGGCACCGACGCTCAAACTCCAGATCGCCGACACCAGCGTCAGCACCAGCAAAACCGACACTAAAATGATGCGTTGACGTTGCGCGCTCATGCCAGCCTCCGGGCGGTGAGCGTGGCGTAGAGAAAATACGGCGCGCCGATCAATGCACAGACCACGCCCAGCGGAGTCTCGTAAGGGAACCGAATCAGTTTTGAGGCGGCATCGGCCAGCACCAGCAGGCTGGCACCACCCAGCGCCACGGCTGGCACCAAAGCGCGATGGTTTTGCCCAAACCAGAACCGGCACAGATGCGGCACCACCAGGCCGACAAACATCACCGGCCCGGCGACCGCCACGCTGGCACCGGTCAACACCGCCGCCAGACCCGCGCCAAGAAACCGCACCCGGCGCGGATCAATGCCCAGGCCTTGCGACGCACCGTCACCCAGCGCCAGCACATTGAAACCGTGCGCCAGCAATACGCTGCTGACTACGCCGATGGCGGTCCAAACCGCTAACGGCGCTACCTGCCCGGCCTGCATCGACGAAATATCAGCCGACACCCAGGTAATCACCAACCGCGATAAATCGTCGTCCAGGGTGTAGGTGAAGCGCACGCAGGCGTAGCTGAAAGCGCCGACGGCAACGCCGGCAAGAATCAAACGAATGGAATCGAGCCGGCCGCCCAAGCCGCCAGCGATGGCGAAGGTAAGCAAGCCGGCCAATGCCGCACCGGCAATCGCCATGGCGTCGAGCGGGATGGCATGGAAGATCGGCAGAACCACCGCCAGCGCAATGCCCAAGGCGGCACCCTGATTGATGCCGAGAATGGATTCAGACGCGAGCGGGTTGCGCGTTACCGCCTGCAACGCCAGGCCGGCCAACGCCAGATTGGCACCGACCAGCAAGGCGACCAGCGTGCGCGGCAGCCGTAAATCGACCACCGCCGAACGCGCCAGACTGCCGTCGTCCACCCACAACAAGGTGAGAATATTGGCGAGACTGACGTCGTCACGCTGACCCAGCGTCAGCGACCACAACGCCGCCAGCAGCAGTGCCGCCGCCAGCAGGACGTAACGCAGAACCCGTGGCACTCAGCGCTCTAGCTGAGTAACGATTTCGACCAGGCTGGCGGCGCTGGCTTCCGAGGCAATGACGCCGCGCAGACGCGACCAGTTGTGCGCTTCGATATCGAACAGGCGACCGTTTTTCACCGCAGTCAGATTGTCGAACAACGGCTGGCCAACCCATTCGTCGGTCAGGCCGGTTTCGACGTACTTGCCGCGAATCAAGATGTCCGGATCGAGCACCGACAGTTGTTCCAGCGAGGTTTGCACGATGGCGTCGCTGTAGGTGGTTTCGCCGTCGGTCGCGGTCATTTCGGAATCGAAACCGAACCAAATCAACATGGAGCCGTTGTAGCTGGTCGGCGAATGCAGATAGATGCCCTGGCCGTTGTCGATGAAGAACTGAATCGACAGACCGGACACATCACCCAACTGCGCTTTGTAGTCGTCCATCAGCGCATTGTGTTGCGCCAGACGCTGCGCCATGGCCTCGTCCTGGCCCAGGGCATGGCCGATGGTGGTGGCCGCTTCCATGGCGGTTTCGTAGGTGCCGGTCAGGCTGTCGAACACCAGTGTTGGGGCAATTTCACTCAACGCACCGTAGATCGAACTGTGACGGCTTTTGTCCGCAATGATCAGGTCCGGTTGCAGCGAGGCAATGATTTCCAGACTCGGCGATTTGCGCGTGCCGACCGATACCCAGTCGTCACCAATGATGTCGGTGTAAGCCGGGATGATGGATTCGCGGCGGTTGTCGTCGGCAATGCCGACCGGCGCCATACCGATGGCCGCCATGCTGTCGACAAAGCTGTATTCCAGAACCACAACGCGCTGCGGCGCGTCCGGCACATTGGTGGTGCCCAGTTCGTGTTCGATTTCAACGGCGCTGGCAGAAGCCGCCAGTAGCAACATGACGGCCGCAAGGCCAAGACGGGTCAGACTACGCACAACAGATTCTCCAAATTCGACCGGGTCAGCCGCGCTCAGTCGGATGTTTTGGACGGTGCCAGAAAAGGTTCGCCCGCCGATTTCAATCGGACCGGCAGTGCAACCGAGGCGGCGACAAAAATGAGGGCTGGATAATAACGGCCTGCAACGGCGAAAACAATTGATAAGCATTCCTAATTTCAACGCCGACCCGTCAAGGCGGTGCTGTTAAACGGAACTCAAACGGGAACGAACCCGGCCATCGACCGGCTCAGCGCCGTTCGTAACGCTGCATGCCGACCGCGCCCGACCAGGGATCGGCCGACTGCTCGGCCACCAGCTGAAACCCATAATGCTGATACAGAGCGCGAGCGGCATCGAGGCCGGCGAAGGTGGTCAGGTAGGTACGCGGGTATTGCTGCTGGCGCAAAAATGCATCGGCGCGCTGCATCAGTTGATGGCCCAGCCCCTGGCCGCGAGCCGATTCCGCCACGATAAACCAGCGCAGATGCGCGCCTTCGCCCGCGGCATCCTGGCCGTCGATGGTCAGGCTGCCGACCAGTTCGTCCTGATCGTTGTAGGCGGCCAGAAACAAATCCCGCTGGGCATCGAAACGGCCGAAAAACTCGCCCATACCGGCAGCGACACCGGCTTCAAACTGACGGCCGAAACCCCAGTGCGGCGCGTAGTAATCCAGATGCAGCGCAATCACCTGCGCCAGCACACCGGGATGGTATTGATCACTCAGTCGAATCACGGCTCAGCCCTCATGAAAGCCGACCAGCGGCCAAGGCCAGCGCGGCCAGATGTTGCGCAAAGGCCTCGTCCAGGCTGTCGGGTTGCAGCACCAGGCGTTGCCAGACTACGGCGATCACCACCTCGTTCACGGCCTGCGCATTCAGGCTGGCATCGGCTGCTTGCACCAGAGCCGTAACAATATCGGCGCGCCCCACCACCAGGCCTTCGGCCAACACCGCCCGCACCTGCTCATCG
This window harbors:
- a CDS encoding efflux RND transporter permease subunit, which produces MKLARRSIDAALLTWIFIAFCLIGGYWGYSNIGRLEDPAFTIKQAVVTTTYPGATADQMAIEVTEPLESAIQQMAELDTLTSTNMPGYSRISVSIDSSYPGSELPQLWDELRNKVEDATGKLPRGANTPQVNDGFGDVYGLFFAITAPGFSDAQQHDIANFLRRELLAVEGVADIVVAGLPEEAIIVQPDMSILSNLGISTDALVGQIQSATQVVSSGSVLNNGQRLALDMPEETDSLDALSELTVIVGDQLLHLTDIADVSRNRVEKPRQIIRYNGEPAFTLGIAGNASQNIVDIGRRVDAQLAVLESELPYGVELHPIYQQHKIVDRASTDFIKNLAASVAIVILVLAVAMGVRAAIVVGTTLLLTVVGTFFFMAIFSIEMERISLGALIIAMGMLVDNAIVVAEGMQIRMLAGRSSRDAADEATGRVQIPLLGATVIGIMAFSGIGLSQDSTGEFMFSLFAVVGISLLLSWILALTATPLLAHYCFKQGQSGESDQYSGGLFRGYARLLRGAIKARWLVVAGLIVTTGLCLAGFGKVDSQFFPFSDTPQFYVHYTLPQGTDIHQLEQELTVAESWLLEQPEVEAVSTFLGGGATRFMLTYAAHEPQTNYGHLIVRVDNNDNIAPLRARLTDFAEQDMGPGELRTERPTFGPNSGAAIEVRLSGRDATELRTLAAEVSQRMAAANPELINIRTDWREWEPVLVPNYAPDRARSAGLMRADVAEALLMATEGVNIAAFQEKDRQIPVVLRARQSDEPAQIMSQLIWSDASNGYLPVSQVLDGIQVEPRNTLIHRRDRLPTITVAADVPPGSNVAEARLRIQDDIEAITIPRGYSLEWGGEYESSQKAQSSLAQKLPLSFLIMLLISVLLFGALRQPLIIWSLIPMAINGVTLGLLMTGLPFSFTALLGLLSLSGMLIKNGIVLIEEIDLMRAEGLPLQQAIVDASTSRLRPVVLAAATTILGMAPLLTDPFFASMAVTIMGGLAFATVLTLVAAPVFYHLFFYRAKG
- a CDS encoding ABC transporter ATP-binding protein; translated protein: MSIVLSGVSAGYGRNPSVVENIDLEIRDGEITVFIGPNGCGKSTLLKTMARLLKPRSGRIEVDGLDVLSSSPKAVARTLAFLPQEPLVPTGISVEQMVGYGRAPHQSLLGFRSARDVELINQAIATVGIEHLRDRPVAELSGGQRQSAFFAMVLAQDTPYAILDEPTNHLDITHQIDVLERIRRLNSEHQKTTLVVLHDLNLAARYADRLVLFKDGAIYADGTPEQVLTPANIAEVFAVDSRILTEPVGGKPLCVPYPQSVGATQR
- a CDS encoding FecCD family ABC transporter permease — protein: MSAQRQRIILVSVLLVLTLVSAIWSLSVGAVKVPVDVILNTLFNLDGDQQRYIILRSRLPRVVLALLCGGALALSGAIIQAVIRNPLASPGIIGINSGAALFAVLLVSLMPNLPPVWMPVAACLGGLSAAGIVMLVAHFRTLSPAHLALIGVAVGLVFEAGVDYLLVTSSDAERSAPLIWLTGSLWGRTWDHVSISLAPLLCLAALAMALTYRLDLLSLGDASATGLGIRVPALRLALLAVATGLASVSVAVVGVMGFIGLMSPHIARRLVGGSHRWLLPTSMLTGMLLVSLADGVGRAIAPPIEVSAGILAALLGAPFFVYIMLTTASEQDR
- a CDS encoding FecCD family ABC transporter permease, encoding MPRVLRYVLLAAALLLAALWSLTLGQRDDVSLANILTLLWVDDGSLARSAVVDLRLPRTLVALLVGANLALAGLALQAVTRNPLASESILGINQGAALGIALAVVLPIFHAIPLDAMAIAGAALAGLLTFAIAGGLGGRLDSIRLILAGVAVGAFSYACVRFTYTLDDDLSRLVITWVSADISSMQAGQVAPLAVWTAIGVVSSVLLAHGFNVLALGDGASQGLGIDPRRVRFLGAGLAAVLTGASVAVAGPVMFVGLVVPHLCRFWFGQNHRALVPAVALGGASLLVLADAASKLIRFPYETPLGVVCALIGAPYFLYATLTARRLA
- a CDS encoding ABC transporter substrate-binding protein → MRSLTRLGLAAVMLLLAASASAVEIEHELGTTNVPDAPQRVVVLEYSFVDSMAAIGMAPVGIADDNRRESIIPAYTDIIGDDWVSVGTRKSPSLEIIASLQPDLIIADKSRHSSIYGALSEIAPTLVFDSLTGTYETAMEAATTIGHALGQDEAMAQRLAQHNALMDDYKAQLGDVSGLSIQFFIDNGQGIYLHSPTSYNGSMLIWFGFDSEMTATDGETTYSDAIVQTSLEQLSVLDPDILIRGKYVETGLTDEWVGQPLFDNLTAVKNGRLFDIEAHNWSRLRGVIASEASAASLVEIVTQLER
- a CDS encoding GNAT family N-acetyltransferase, translated to MIRLSDQYHPGVLAQVIALHLDYYAPHWGFGRQFEAGVAAGMGEFFGRFDAQRDLFLAAYNDQDELVGSLTIDGQDAAGEGAHLRWFIVAESARGQGLGHQLMQRADAFLRQQQYPRTYLTTFAGLDAARALYQHYGFQLVAEQSADPWSGAVGMQRYERR